A region from the Alosa alosa isolate M-15738 ecotype Scorff River chromosome 7, AALO_Geno_1.1, whole genome shotgun sequence genome encodes:
- the LOC125298648 gene encoding microfibril-associated glycoprotein 4-like isoform X2, translated as MRVLVLLLGLVPLSLGSMCLPLDCADIHSHDSTKPSGVYSIFPGGPVSPLQVYCDMETDGGGWTVFQKRMDGSVNFYRPWDHYKKGFGDLTSEYWLGLDNIVLLTMRKRNELRVDMEDWTGGKAYAHYASISVDPEQLGYTLHLGAFTTGDAGDALKNHNGMKFTTFDKDQDTWDKNCASSFMGGFWYLNCHDANPNGLYIPDSASPHGPVYVSWDTWKGNTYSLKTITMKMRSLSQCSN; from the exons ATGAGG GTTCTCGTTCTCCTGCTCGGCctggttcctctctctctcggttccATGTGCCTGCCGCTGGACTGTGCTGACATCCACTCCCATGACAGCACCAAGCCCAGTGGGGTGTACTCCATCTTCCCTGGGGGGCCCGTCTCCCCCCTGCAGGTCTACTGTGACATGGAGACCGATGGGGGAGGATGGACG GTGTTTCAGAAAAGGATGGATGGGTCAGTAAACTTCTACAGACCCTGGGATCACTACAAGAAGGGCTTTGGTGACCTAACTAGTGAATACTGGCTAG GCCTGGACAACATCGTGCTGCTGACCATGAGGAAGAGGAATGAGCTGAGGGTGGACATGGAGGACTGGACTGGGGGAAAGGCCTACGCCCACTACGCCTCCATTTCTGTGGACCCAGAGCAGTTGGGCTACACATTACACCTGGGTGCTTTCACCACTGGTGATGCAG GTGATGCACTGAAGAATCACAATGGCATGAAGTTCACCACCTTCGACAAAGACCAGGACACCTGGGATAAGAACTGTGCCAGCTCCTTCATGGGCGGCTTCTGGTACCTGAACTGCCATGACGCCAACCCCAACGGGCTCTACATACCAGACTCAGCTTCTCCTCATGGGCCGGTGTACGTCAGCTGGGACACCTGGAAAGGGAACACATACTCACTTAAGACTATTACAATGAAGATGAGGTCACTGTCCCAGTGTAGCAATTAG
- the LOC125298648 gene encoding microfibril-associated glycoprotein 4-like isoform X1: MSLQLRVVDNQRPERTEKRETKTEKKKKKKKKKKKKRRKKNKKKAISSKMRVLVLLLGLVPLSLGSMCLPLDCADIHSHDSTKPSGVYSIFPGGPVSPLQVYCDMETDGGGWTVFQKRMDGSVNFYRPWDHYKKGFGDLTSEYWLGLDNIVLLTMRKRNELRVDMEDWTGGKAYAHYASISVDPEQLGYTLHLGAFTTGDAGDALKNHNGMKFTTFDKDQDTWDKNCASSFMGGFWYLNCHDANPNGLYIPDSASPHGPVYVSWDTWKGNTYSLKTITMKMRSLSQCSN; the protein is encoded by the exons ACAACCAGAGACCAGAGCGGACAGAGAAgagggagacaaagacagagaagaagaagaagaagaagaagaagaagaagaagaagaggaggaagaagaacaagaagaagGCCATTTCCAGCAAAATGAGG GTTCTCGTTCTCCTGCTCGGCctggttcctctctctctcggttccATGTGCCTGCCGCTGGACTGTGCTGACATCCACTCCCATGACAGCACCAAGCCCAGTGGGGTGTACTCCATCTTCCCTGGGGGGCCCGTCTCCCCCCTGCAGGTCTACTGTGACATGGAGACCGATGGGGGAGGATGGACG GTGTTTCAGAAAAGGATGGATGGGTCAGTAAACTTCTACAGACCCTGGGATCACTACAAGAAGGGCTTTGGTGACCTAACTAGTGAATACTGGCTAG GCCTGGACAACATCGTGCTGCTGACCATGAGGAAGAGGAATGAGCTGAGGGTGGACATGGAGGACTGGACTGGGGGAAAGGCCTACGCCCACTACGCCTCCATTTCTGTGGACCCAGAGCAGTTGGGCTACACATTACACCTGGGTGCTTTCACCACTGGTGATGCAG GTGATGCACTGAAGAATCACAATGGCATGAAGTTCACCACCTTCGACAAAGACCAGGACACCTGGGATAAGAACTGTGCCAGCTCCTTCATGGGCGGCTTCTGGTACCTGAACTGCCATGACGCCAACCCCAACGGGCTCTACATACCAGACTCAGCTTCTCCTCATGGGCCGGTGTACGTCAGCTGGGACACCTGGAAAGGGAACACATACTCACTTAAGACTATTACAATGAAGATGAGGTCACTGTCCCAGTGTAGCAATTAG